The genomic interval GAATGGCCGCCCAGGGGTATTCAGTTACAGTCTTCATTCCCGCGTACGGTTGCGTCACTATCAGCGGAGAACTTCTCTATCAGGATGTCATTGAAGCCGCAGGAGAATCCCATTCGATTTATTTTAAAAAGACCAGCATTAACGGCGTTCGCATAGTACTGGTCGATGGAGCCGTGTTTCGCGATAAACAGGCCGTCTATGTATATACCGCCGAAGAGGCGAGAAGACTTCCGGGCGATCCGCGCGGCCGGGGGCATTTCGATGCCGATATCATGAATGTTCTCCTTCAAAAAGCGGTTCTCAGATTTTCCTGTCTTTCAGGAGAAATCCCTTCGATAATTCACGGCCAGGACGCGCATACCGCCTTGCTGCCCGCGTTTATGCGAACGGATGAAGCCTATGCTTCAAGGTTTTCAAAGACGCTCGCTCCCGTCACAATTCACAATGCGGGTCCGGGGTATCGGCAGGGCTATCCGGGGATACTGCGGGCTCGGCATATTACCGGCCTCCCGGAGTCGGTTCTTTCCTTCGGCGCGTGCAACGGCATGGTCGAACCCTTCCTGTTGGCCGGACAGTTCGGTTTGCTCACGACGGTATCGCCTTGGTATGCGGAGGAGATAACTTCAGAACAGGTCAACGACTATACCGAGGGATTAAGCCGTGAATTGTCGAGTCGGGGAATAGAGATTGAAGGAATAACTAACGGCCTGGATTTCTCAAGGTATGATCCGTCCGATACGTCGATCTCTCTTCTTCCTTTTTCATTTGATCCGTTGATGGGCGATTTGTCGGGTAAATACAAGTGTCGTTCCTGGTTTCTTGATTTCCTGAAAACGGATGATCTTTCATCTGTATCGCTTGAAAAATTCGGTTTCTACGAACCTTCGGATGAAGGCGTATTTTTTTCGTATCATGGCAGAATTGCATGGCAGAAAGGTCTTGACGTATTCGAACAGGCGGCGAAGCTTGTATTGGATCATCTTCCTCAGGCTCGTTTTTTCGTGCTGGGGCAGGGCGATCCGGTTTTGGAAGCGGCTCTTATTCGGATGAGCATGCGGTATGCCGGAAGATTCGTATATCTGCGGGGGTATGAGAGATCCTGGGCTCGCCTTGTCGTCGCGGCATCTGATTTCCTGGTTCTTCCGAGCGCATTCGAACCCTGCGGTCTGGAAGACTTCATCGGACAAACCTACGGCACTATCCCGGTGGCCCATGCGGTCGGAGGGTTGCAAAAAATAATCGACGGACGAACCGGTTTTTTATACGGTGGATCGAAAACTGTATCCGATGCGAACGCGCTCGCGTCCCTTCTTCTGGAAATCTCGGAACCGATGATCGGGAACGGATCCTGCGGATGCGCTTCTGTGCCTCGGTATAAACAGATGATCCAAGACGCAGCCTCTTATATCAGGGAACATTATTCATGGGATAAAATAATCAAGGAACGCTATATTCCGTGGTATGAGAAAAAAATTTCCAGCCTGTATTGACACTTTTTTGCAAATGAGTTAATTTACTGCTCGTTCGCAATGCCAACTTAGCTCAGCTGGCCAGAGCACGTGATTTGTAATCTCGGGGTCCAGGGTTCGAATCCCTGAGTTGGCTAGGCTGAAAACAATGCGATCTTTTATGGGGAGATTCCCGAGTGGTCAAAGGGGGCAGACTGTAAATCTGTTGGCTACGCCTTCCAAGGTTCGAATCCTTGTCTCCCCAAAAGCCTTCCTTATTTTTTAAGGAAGGCTTTTTTTTTCGGAGGATGTATGAATACGCCATTTTATGCTAACGGTTTGCGCTTTTCCTGCCAGCGATGCTCATGCTGTTGCCGCCATGATCCGGGGTTCGTACATCTTTCGGAACAGGATTTGTCCCGGCTTTTATCTTGGAGCGGTTTGGACCGCGACTCATTTATCAGCAAATGGTGCCGCTGGGTGGATAGAAACGACGGGTACGAATATCTTTGTTTGCTTGAAAAAGATAATTATGACTGTATATTATGGGAAGACGGTTGCAAGGCGTATGAAGACAGGCCTTTTCAGTGTTCGTCTTATCCTTTTTGGCCGTCGTTGCTGATGGATGAGGACTGGTGGGAGGCGAACGCCCGCGATTGTCCGGGAGTAAATAAGGGCGCTGTGCACGGCAGAGATGAAATCGAGTCCTATCTTGCGCGCCGCCGCGCTGAGCCGTATATCCGAAGAAAACTTGATAATTGACTTCATAGGGGGGTGATATCCATGCGTATCCATTTCTGGGGCGTCCGAGGATCGATTCCTGCGCCTCTGTCTCCTATGCAGGTCCAAAATCGCATAGCCGCCGTCGTGCAGCGCATATCAGCGAAAGACGTTGTCTCGGCCGACAGCCGAGAGCGTTTCTTGGCTTCTCTTCCCCAGTGGATTTTCGGAACAATCGGAGGCAACACTTCTTGCGTCGAGGTGGAAAACTCTTCCGGGGATTGCATCATTCTCGACGCTGGAAGCGGTTTGCGCGAATTGTCGGTAAACCTGAGACAGCGTCCCGGCTTCACCGCGACTGGCAGAACGTATCACCTTGTTTTTTCCCACTTTCATTGGGATCATTTGCAAGGCCTTCCTTTTTTTTCCCAAGGATTCGATCCGCGGAATAAAATCGTGTTCTACAGCACAAATCCTGACTTCAGAGCTATTCTCAACGCTCAGATGAGGGAGCCGTATTTCCCCGTTCCCATGGAAGGACCCGGCGGTTTCAGGGCTCAGCTCGAATTCGTCCATCTGGACTCCGGCGATCATGTTTTTTCCATCGGCAACACAAAACTGATTTGGAAGGAAATGAATCATCCCGGAGGCTGCACGGCGTACATGTTGACCGAAGGCGGAAAGAAAGTCATCTACGCGACCGATACGGAGCTCACTCGGGAAGATTTCATCAAAAATCCCGGGAACGAAGAGTTTTATTCGGGCGCCGATATTCTCATCATGGACTCGCAGTATACGATGGGCGAGGCTATCGAGAAGACCGGATGGGGCCATTCGGCTTTTTCTCTTTCAGTCGATTTCGCGTTGACCTGGGGGGTTAAAACTCTTGTACTGTTTCATCATGAACCTACGTACTCCGATCAAAAAATCTGGTCTCTCCGGCAGTCTGCTGAATGGTATCGAGAATACGCAGGTTCGCGCGTAGTGGATATTCAAATAGCCCGGGAAGGATTGGATTTATATACATGAGCGGCGCCGGCGTATTAACATACGAATTCACTTCGGGCGAAGTTCTCGCGCTGGCATTGTTACTTCGAAACCATGAAGATGTTCTTGACAGCAGGCTGGACTCATTGAAGTGCATTCTCGAGGATCAGGTCTATCAAATTATGACTATCGAAGAAGCCGAGGCATTTTTTAAATGAAACGCATACTGTTATTCGTTGCCGCACTGTCGGTCTTATCGGCGTTGAGCGCTGGAGCCGGTTTTATTGCTTACTCATTCTCTTCCGTCGATCCGGCATCCGAACAATCGGTTTTGTTCCAAGTTTCCCGCGGCCAATCCGTCGCCTCCGTTTGCCAATCCCTTGAAGAAAGCGGCCTCGTTCGCTCCGCGTTAATCTCCCGGTTGCATGTCCGTCTGTACGGTTTGACCGTCAAGGCGGGAACTTATCGTCTCTCTCCTTCTCAAAACACGCAGTCGATCATCAAAACGCTGTCAGACGGCAAACAGGAAACGAAGAGAGTCACCATTCCCGAGGGTTTAACGCTGGGAAAGGTAGCTTCCTATTTGGAATCCCAGGGCTTTTTCTCAAGAGATGATTTTATACAAACAGCAAAAGATAGAAACCTCCTCGATGAATTCGGAATCGCTGCTTCATCCGCAGAGGGCTACTTGTTTCCGGATACCTATTTTTTCCCCCTGGGCGCAGACTCGGAAATCGTCGTCCGAACAATGCTTCGCACGTTCTTTTCAAGAATTTCGGCGCTTGAGGACAATCCTGAATCCGCGAAGGATCTTCATGAACGCATAATTATGGCCAGCATCGTAGAACGCGAATATCGGTTGGCAGACGAAGCTCCTCTTATCGCCAGCGTTTTCGCTAATCGCCTGAAAATAGGCATGGGGCTTCAGTCCTGCGCTACGATTGAGTACATCATCACCGAGATTGAAGGAAAGGCTCATCCGTCGCGGCTGTTGGTCTCGGATCTTGAAATACCCAACGACTTCAACACCTATCTCTGGGCGGGTCTGCCGCCGGGGCCGATCTGCAGTCCGGGTCTTGTGGCGATTAAAGCGGCCTTTTCCTATCCCTCGACGCCGTATCTGTATTTCAGACTCACTGACCCGGATACCGGAAGGCATTCATTCACCAGATCCCTCGAAGAACATGTTCAGGCCGGACGCCAGCTCTATTTGAAAAAGGCGGCTGGTAAATAATGGGCCGGATTTCTCCCGATACGATCGAGTCGGTGAATCAACGGGCTGATATCGTTTCCATCGTCGGCGAGTATACCCGTTTAGAACACAAGGGTAGCGATTGGTGGGGATGCTGTCCGTTCCATAATGAAAAGACTCCGTCTTTTCACGTCATACCCGACAGAAAAGTATACCATTGCTTCGGTTGCGGGGTCGGCGGCGGCGTCATCAATTTCGTCATGGAGATGGAAAAAATTTCCTTCGTCGAGGCCGTCGAGAGTCTTGCTAAAAAAGCAGGGATCGAGATTATTTATGAGGGAAGCAATCAGACCGACGTCCGGCCCAAGGATACCACCCGGGATGATCTGATAGAGCTGTACAACCGGGTTGCGGGAAGTTTTCATTACGTCCTCAAAGAAACTCAGCTAGGGGCCGCCGCACGTTCATATTTGGAGTCCCGCAAGGTTTCTCCGGAAATGATCGAAAGGTTCCGGCTCGGCTATTCGCCTGCCGATAG from Teretinema zuelzerae carries:
- a CDS encoding glycogen synthase codes for the protein MMPIQEVWYVAREYAGIAEAGGVKNVSCSLAEGMAAQGYSVTVFIPAYGCVTISGELLYQDVIEAAGESHSIYFKKTSINGVRIVLVDGAVFRDKQAVYVYTAEEARRLPGDPRGRGHFDADIMNVLLQKAVLRFSCLSGEIPSIIHGQDAHTALLPAFMRTDEAYASRFSKTLAPVTIHNAGPGYRQGYPGILRARHITGLPESVLSFGACNGMVEPFLLAGQFGLLTTVSPWYAEEITSEQVNDYTEGLSRELSSRGIEIEGITNGLDFSRYDPSDTSISLLPFSFDPLMGDLSGKYKCRSWFLDFLKTDDLSSVSLEKFGFYEPSDEGVFFSYHGRIAWQKGLDVFEQAAKLVLDHLPQARFFVLGQGDPVLEAALIRMSMRYAGRFVYLRGYERSWARLVVAASDFLVLPSAFEPCGLEDFIGQTYGTIPVAHAVGGLQKIIDGRTGFLYGGSKTVSDANALASLLLEISEPMIGNGSCGCASVPRYKQMIQDAASYIREHYSWDKIIKERYIPWYEKKISSLY
- a CDS encoding YkgJ family cysteine cluster protein, which gives rise to MNTPFYANGLRFSCQRCSCCCRHDPGFVHLSEQDLSRLLSWSGLDRDSFISKWCRWVDRNDGYEYLCLLEKDNYDCILWEDGCKAYEDRPFQCSSYPFWPSLLMDEDWWEANARDCPGVNKGAVHGRDEIESYLARRRAEPYIRRKLDN
- a CDS encoding MBL fold metallo-hydrolase, giving the protein MRIHFWGVRGSIPAPLSPMQVQNRIAAVVQRISAKDVVSADSRERFLASLPQWIFGTIGGNTSCVEVENSSGDCIILDAGSGLRELSVNLRQRPGFTATGRTYHLVFSHFHWDHLQGLPFFSQGFDPRNKIVFYSTNPDFRAILNAQMREPYFPVPMEGPGGFRAQLEFVHLDSGDHVFSIGNTKLIWKEMNHPGGCTAYMLTEGGKKVIYATDTELTREDFIKNPGNEEFYSGADILIMDSQYTMGEAIEKTGWGHSAFSLSVDFALTWGVKTLVLFHHEPTYSDQKIWSLRQSAEWYREYAGSRVVDIQIAREGLDLYT
- the mltG gene encoding endolytic transglycosylase MltG; amino-acid sequence: MKRILLFVAALSVLSALSAGAGFIAYSFSSVDPASEQSVLFQVSRGQSVASVCQSLEESGLVRSALISRLHVRLYGLTVKAGTYRLSPSQNTQSIIKTLSDGKQETKRVTIPEGLTLGKVASYLESQGFFSRDDFIQTAKDRNLLDEFGIAASSAEGYLFPDTYFFPLGADSEIVVRTMLRTFFSRISALEDNPESAKDLHERIIMASIVEREYRLADEAPLIASVFANRLKIGMGLQSCATIEYIITEIEGKAHPSRLLVSDLEIPNDFNTYLWAGLPPGPICSPGLVAIKAAFSYPSTPYLYFRLTDPDTGRHSFTRSLEEHVQAGRQLYLKKAAGK